The following DNA comes from Cryobacterium psychrophilum.
CCGCGCGCTGTTGATCGTGGCGGCGCTTCCCCTCGCTGTGCCGAGTTACCTCGCCGCTTACGGCTGGCTCGTCTGGTTCCCGTCACTCAACGGATTCTGGGCCGCCTGGTTCGTGATGACCGCGGTCTGCACCCCCTACGTGACGCTCCCGGTCGCGGCCGCGCTGCGCGGGGCATCCGGTGACCTGGAAGCGGTCGCCCGCACCCTCGGCCGGGGCCCGTTCGGCGCGTTCCGGGCGGCGACCTGGCCGCAGATTCGCCCGGCCGCCATCGCGGGCGCCCTGCTCGTGTGCCTCTACTCCCTGTCGGACTTCGGCCTCGTCGCGATGCTGCGCTTCCAGACGCTCACCTGGGGAATCAACGCCGCCTACGGGGCGAGTTTCGACCGCAATCAAGCCGCGCTGCTCGCCCTCGTGCTCGTGGTGCTCGCCCTCATCGTGGTGGCGGGCGAGCGCAAGAGCCGCGGCCAGGTCGAGCGGACGGGCGGTCGCAGCACCCTGCCGGTGCACAGGCCGGGCCGCTGGCTCGTCGCTCTCGTGGCGCTCATCCTGCTCGCGCCGGGCGCGGGCATCGTCGTGCCGATCCTGGGTCTGCTGAGCCGCCTGCTCGACGCGGCAACGCTTCGAGCCGTCGACGTTCCCCGGCTGCTCGAGGCCGTGGGCGCCACCCTGGGGCTGGCCCTCGCTGCCGCTCTCGTGGCCGCCGTGCTCGCCCTGCCGATCGCCGCCCTCGCCGCGCGCCACCGTGGCCGGCTCGTGACCGCGATCGAGGCCGTGGGTTTTCTCGGCCACGGGCTGCCCGGCATTGTCGTGGGCCTCGCGCTGGTATTTTTCGCACTCGCCGCGGTTCCGGCGCTCTACCAAACCTCCGTGGTGCTCGTCTTCGCCTACGTCGTGCTCTTCATGCCGCGGGCGATCGGCAGCATGCGCAGCAGCATCGCCGCCGTGCCGGGCAGCCTCACCGATGTGTCACGGATGCTCGGCCACTCGCCCCTCGTCACCTGGTGGCGGGTCACGGCGCGCCTCGCCCTGCCCGGCATCGGCGTGGGCGCGCTGCTGGTTGCCATCTCCGTCATGAAAGAATTGCCCGCAACACTGTTGCTGCGTCCCACCGGTATTTCCACGCTCTCCACGGAGCTCTGGAGCCGCACGTCGGTGTTCGAATTCGGCGGAGCCGCGCCCTACGCGGCGGCGCTCGTCGTGCTGGCAGCCATCCCCACGGTGCTCCTGTCGGGCATCCGCGGTGTTGCAAAGGAGAAATCGTGACCTGGGTCACCGTTCAAGAACTGCGCGTCTCGTACGACGAGACCGACGTGCTCGAAAACATCGACCTCGCCATACCGCGGGGCAGCCTCGTGGCCGTGCTGGGTCCCAGCGGATGCGGTAAGACCACTCTGCTGCGTGCCATCGCCGGCCTGCTTCCCGCGTCGGCCGGCACCATCACGGTGGCCGATCGCGTGGTCTCCGCACCGGGCGTGCAGCTCGCTCCCGAAAAGCGCGGCATGGGCTGGGTGCCTCAGGACGCCTCCCTCTTTCCCCACCTCAGCGTGGGCGAGAACATCGGCTTCGGGCTGCCGCACGCCAGCCGGGCCGACCGTGCGAAGCGCACGGCGCGCATCGCGGAGCTGGCCGAGCTCGTGGGACTGGCCGGTTTCGTCGACCGGGCCCCGTCGCAGCTCTCCGGCGGGCAGGCGCAGCGAGTCTCGCTCGCCCGGGCCCTCGCGCCGCGCCCCGACCTGATGCTGCTCGACGAGCCGTTCGCGGCCCTCGATCCGCTGCTGCGTGGGGCGCTGCGCAGCGAGGTCGCTGCCTTGCTGCGGGACCAGAAGAGCACGAGCCTGCTCGTGACCCACGACCAGGAGGAGGCCCTGTCCCTGGCCGATTTCGTGGCCGTGATGCGCGATGGAGGCCTGCTGCAGTGGGGCACGCCGGCCGAGGTGTACGAGAACCCCGTGAGTTTCTGGGTCGCGGCGTTTGTGGGTGACACGGTGGAACTCGAGGGCACCTGGTCCGACGGCCGGGTCGAATGCGCGCTGGGATCGATCGCCGCCGATGCCGTCGACGGCGGAACGTCCGACGTGGATGGAACCCCGGTGCGGCTCATGCTCCGACCGGAATGGATCCACCTATCGCCGGCCATCACCCGCATCGTATCGCCCGCAGCCCTGCCCGCTAGTTCGCGCGTCGTGGCTCCGCACCGCTCCGGCCTCGGTATCGAGCCGGCCGGCACCGAACGCATCACCGCGACGGTCATGTCCATTGCGTACGGCGGCCACGACGCGCTCGTGAGCCTCGAACTCCTCGGCGGAGCGATCATCCGGGCGCGCGTCGCGGCCCCTGACCTGCCGAAGCGCGGCGACCGCGTGCGAGTCAGCATCCGCCGCCCCGCGCTCGCCTACCCGCTCGACTGAACCGGTCAGCGTGCTCCGACGACCATCCACGCCGTGCTTCGGGCACGCAACGACAGGGTGATCGCCCGGGCGCCGAGGTAGCCGAGCGCGAACGCGGACATCAGCCAGGCGAGACCGCTGGCACCCTCCGGGGCAAGCCACAGCACACCCAGCGCGAGGGGGACGAAGGCGGCGAGGTTCACCAGGCCGGTCAGCGCGAGGTAGCGCGCATCCCCGGCACCGATCAGCACCCCGTCGAGCACAAAGACCACGCCGCCGAGCGGTACCGACAGGCCCAGCACCACGAGCGTCGCCGGCAGCAGCTGGGTCACGGCCGGCGAGTTCGTGAAGAGGTGCCCGAGCACCCCGCTCGTGGCGATCACCAGCGCCGCGAGCCCGATGCCGGCCAGCACGCCCCACTCGAGGCACCGGCGCAGCACGGCCCGCACCCCGGCGACATCGTGGGCACCGAGTCCGCGGCCGACGAGCGCCTGCGCGGCGATGGCGAGGGCGTCGAGGGCGAAGGCGAGCGTCGCGAAAAGGGTCATCGCGATCTGGAATGCCGCGAGCTCGGGTGAGCCGAGCTGCGCGGCCACGAACACGGCGAGCAGCATCGCCGCCCGCAGGCTCAGGGTGCGCACGAAGAGCCAGCCGCCGCTGCGCGCACCGAGCAGCACCCCTCCGCGATGCGGCCGCAGCGGGGCCTTCTCCCGGCGAGCGTGCCGTACAACCACCACGAGGTACACGGCCACCATGCCCCACTGCGCAACGACCGTGCCCACGGCGGAGCCGGCGATCCCCCAGTCGAGCAGGTAGATGAACACGTAGTTCAATACAATGTTCACGGCGAACCCGATGCCGGCCACGAAGAGCGGCGTTCGGGTGTCTTGCAGCCCGCGGAGCAACCCGGTCGCGGCAAAGACCAGCAGCATCGCCGGTAGACCGAACATGGAGATGCCCAGGTAGGTCGAGGCATCCGCGGTCACGGATGCCTCGGCGCCGAATGTGCCGACCAGCGCCGGGGTCGCGGCGCGGCCCACGACCGCGAGCACCACACCGAGGCTGAGGGCCAGCCACAGGCCGTCGATGCCCACGCTCACGGCCCGACGCGCATCCCCGGCGCCGAGCCACCTGGCGACGGCCGGGGTGGTGCTGTAGGCGAGAAACACCATGAGGCCAATGATGGTCTGCAACACCGCGCTCGCGAGGCCAAGCCCGGCGAGGGGTATCGTGCCGAGGTGGCCCACCATGGCCGAGTCGGCGAGCAGAAAGAGCGGCTCGGCGATGAGCGCGCCGAGGGCGGGTATGGCGAGGCGCAGGATGTCGCGATCGATGGCCTGGGGCGTGAAAAGTCTGATGCTGTCGACTCTAGTTCGCGCCACCGGGACCTGGTGCCGTAGCATCTGCATGCCCAAGGTTCTCGGCGCCCATCCCACCGGAATAGGCTGGACGCATGACTGATCAGGTGAGCGCATCCGGAATCGACCGTAGTGAACTGGACCCGGAGATTCGGCCTCAGGACGACCTCTTTCTGCACGTGAACGGCAAATGGACTTCGCGCACCGAAATTCCCAATGACAAGGCCCGCTGGGGTTCGTTCACCCTGCTCGCCGAGGAGTCGGAGAAGGCCGTGCGCGACATCATCGTCGAGGCGCAGTCCGCCGTACCCGGCACGCTTGAGCGCAAATTCGGCGACCTGTTCACGAGCTTCCTCGATGAGGAACGCATCGAGGCCCTCGGCGCCACGCCCCTCGTCGCCGACCTCGCGACCGTCGATGCCATCACATCCATCTCCGAACTGCTCGCCGACCTCGGCCGGCTTGAGCGCGCTGGCGTGAGCGGTGCGTTCCACCTCTTCGTCGACAACGACCCGGGAGACCCCGAGCAGTACCGCGTGTTCATCGAGCAGGGTGGCTTGGGCCTCCCCGACGAGTCGTACTATCGCGAAGAGAAATTTGCCGCCATTCGTGAGGCTTACGTGCCTTTCATCGAGCGCATGTTCACCCTCGCGGGCGTCGACGACGCCGCCGCGCGCGCCCAGCGCGTGTTCGAACTCGAAACCGAACTCGCCGTGCACCACTGGAGCAAGGTCGAGACCCGCGACAGTGAAAAGACGTACAACCCGCGAACCTGGGGCCAGTTCTCCGCGCTCGCGGCTGGCGCCGACATCGACCTGTGGCTCGAGGGCGTCGATGCCCCGGTCGGAACGCTCGAGGAGGTCATCGTGCGGGAACCGAGCTTCATCGTGGGCCTCGCCGCCACCATGAGTGACGACCGGCTGGAATCCTGGAAGGACTGGCTGCGCTGGCAGATCATTCGTTCGAGCGCGTCGTACCTCTCCGGCGATTTCGTGGAGGCGAGCTTTGATTTCTACGGGCGCACGCTCAGCGGGACCCCGCAGCTGCGAGAGCGCTGGAAGCGCGGTGTCTCTCTCGTGGAAGGCGCCCTCGGCGAGGCCGTTGGCCGGATCTACGTGGATCGCCACTTCCAGCCGAGCGCCAAGAAGAGCATGGACGTGCTCGTGGAGCACCTCGTTGAGGCATATCGCCAGAGCATCTCCACCATCGGCTGGATGACGGAAGAGACCAGGGCTCGTGCCCTGGAGAAGCTCACGAAGTTCACCCCGAAGATCGGCTACCCGGTGAAGTGGCGCGATTATTCGAGCCTCGAGATGACGCCCGACGACCTGATCAGCAACGTGCGCGCGGCCAACGAGTTCGAGTTCCAGCGTGAACTGGGCAAGATCGGCAAGCCGCTCGACCGCGACGAGTGGTTCATGACACCGCAGACCATCAACGCGTACTACAACCCCGGCTTCAACGAGATCGTGTTCCCGGCCGCCATCCTGCAGTTCCCGTTCTTCGTGACCGAGCGAGATTCCGCGGCGAACTACGGTGCCATCGGCGCCGTGATCGGGCACGAGATCAGTCACGGCTTCGACGACCAGGGATCCAAGTACGACGGCGACGGCCGCCTCACCGACTGGTGGACCGAGGCGGATCGAGCAGCCTTCGAGGAGCGCACGAGCTCGCTCATCGCCCAGTACGAGGGCCTCTTCCCGAAGCAGGTGCCCGAGCACCACGTGAATGGCGCGCTCACGATCGGTGAGAACATCGGCGACCTCAGCGGGCTCTCCATCGCGTGGAAGGCCTACCTGCTGTCCCTCGATGGCGAAGAGCCGCCCGTCGTCGATGGCCTGACCGGGGCCGAGCGCTTCTTCTTCTCCTGGGCGCAGGCCTGGCAGATGAAGCTGCGCGATGCCGAGGCGATCCGTTTGCTCTCGATCGACCCGCATTCCCCGAATGAGTTCCGGTGTAATCAGATCGTGCGCAACATTGACGAGTTCTACACGGCCTTCGGCGTGACCGAAGCGGATGCGCTGTGGCTCGACCCCGATCAGCGCGTCACGATCTGGTAGCCCACCAGCCTCGTGCGTTAGGGTATCTGCGGGGAAGACCCTGACCGAGAGAGGCCCGTCGAGAGTGGTTATGGCAGTGCGGGATTCTGAGAAACGGTCGAGGCACCTGGCCGAAAATCACGGCAAGCACCTGGGCGCCGAGGTGCCCGAGAACTTTTCCCGAGGCTTCGAAGCGCTCGCCGACCTCGCGGTCAACGGCGTGCAGGTGTCGGCCAGGGCCACCGACCTCACGACCGGTCGTGTGCTTTTCTCCGTGGATGACCACGTGGCCATGCCCACGGCCCACATCGGGACCGTTTTGCTGCTCATCGAGGTCGCCGCCAAGCTGCGTGACGCAGATTTTGGCGCGCACACGGTTCTTGAACGCACGGTCGCCGACTCGGTTTCCGGAGCGGGCATCTGGCAGCACCTGCAGGTGTCGTCGTTGCCCATCGCCGACCTCGCGGCTCTCGTGGGGTCGATGAACGACAGCCTGGCGACGAACGTGCTCATTCGCGCCGTTGGGCTCGACGCCGTGCGGGCACGCACCGAGAAGCTCGGTCTCACCCGCTCTGCACTGCTCGATCGTGTTCGCGACCACCGGGGCCCCGACCACGCACCCCAACTGTCAGTGGGCAGCGCCAAAGAACTCACCTGGCTCTTCACGGCGCTCGCTCGGGGCGAGATCATCGACGCCGAGGCGAGCGAGCGGGTGCTGGGGTGGCTGTCTCTCAACACCGACCTCACGCTCGTGGCCGGTGCGTTCGGCTTCGACCCCTTCGTTCATCGGGAGGGCGACCACGGGCTGCTGCTCGTGAACAAGACCGGAACGACCGCGGGGGTACGCAGCGAGGTCGGGATTCTGCGCGGTCCACGCGCCGGTGTCACCTATGCCGTGTCGATGTCCTTCGCCGACACCGACTTGCCCACGCGGCTCAGGGTGCATGAGGGGCTGCGGTCAATCGGCCTCGACCTGCTCGAATACGTACACTGACTCGCGCCAGCCGCGCCAGTTACCAGCGAGGGCGACTCCTTCTTGAACGATCCGGCCGACCGGCCAGGAACCGGTCGCTTCAGCCTGCTCGTGGTCATCATGAGCGTGCTGCTGCGTGTGATCAGGATGGCCCACCTCGTCGAGGCTCGCGGTTAGGCTGAGCCGACGGTCGGTTCGAAGGGGATACCAACGCATGAGCGCACGCCGAACAGTGGCTGGGATCGACTCGTCGACGCAGAGCTGCAAGATTGTCACCGTGGATGCTGACACCGGCGAGCAGCTCACGCAGCGCAGCGCCCCGCATCCCGACGGCACGAGCATCGACCCGGCCCGCTGGTGGGACGCCTTCCTGGCAGCCGGGGGCGATGAGCTTGGCGGCGGCGTGGCCGGCGGCGTGGCGGCCCTCGGGGTGAGCGCGCAGCAGCACGGCATGGTCGCGCTCGATGCCGCCGACAAGCCGGTTCACGACGCACTGCTCTGGAACGACGTGCGTAGTGCCCCGCAGGCTGCGGCGCTCACCGAACGGTACGGCGCCCAGATGTGGGCCGACGAGGTGGGCGTGGTGCCGGTTGCCTCGTTCACGATCACCAAGCTGGCCTGGCTGCACGCGAACCGTCCGGAGCTCGCCGCGAAGGTGGAGCAGGTGCTGTTACCGCACGACTGGCTCACCTGGAACATACTCGGGCGCCCGGCGCAGGCCGCGACCGACCGCAGCGATGCCTCCGGCACCGGCTACTTCTCCGTGCACACCAACAGCTACCGCATGGACCTTCTCGAGGCCGCCCTCGGTCGCGAGGCGCGAGTTCCCACGGTTCTCGGCGCCTCCGAGCGCGCCGGTGTCACGCCCGGTGGCGTGGTGGTCTCGGCCGGGGCCGGCGACAACGCTGCGGCAGCCCTCGGACTCGGCATTGGCGAGGGTGACGTGGTGGTGTCCATCGGCACGAGCGGCACCGTTTTCGCCAGGACCACCGCCCGGATAGCGGATGCCTCCGGCTCGGTGGCCGGGTTTGCCGACGCCGCCGGGGGACAGCTTCCCCTGCTCGCCACAATCAACGGCGCCCGTACCCTCGTGTCCACGGCCCGCATGCTCGGTGTGGACATCGAACGTTTCGGCAGCCTTGCGCTTGCGGCACCGGCGGATGCCGGCGGACTGCTGTTGATGCCCTATCTCGATGGTGAACGGACTCCCAACCTGCCCGATGCCTCCGGCTCGCTCACCGGGATGCGCCGGGCGAACATGACGCCGGAGAACCTGGCGCAGTCATCCGTTCTTGGACTCGTCTGCAGCCTCGCCGATGCGCTCGACTCGCTGCGGGGCCAGGGCGTGGCCGTGCGTCAGGTGCTGCTGATCGGCGGCGGTTCGCAGTCGCCCGCCGTACAGAAGATTGCAGCGGATGTCTTCGGTGTGCCGGTCGTGCTGCCGGCGGCCCGCGAATACGTGGCTCTCGGTGCCGCGCGCCAGGCCGCCTGGGCCCTCGACGGCGGCAGCGACTTTCCGAGCTGGCCGCGCGCGATCGCGCTCGAATTCGAGCCGGCGGCCGACCGGTCGTGGGCCGCGGAGGTGCGCGCCCGTTACGCCGAGGCCCGCGGCACCATCTACGGCGCCTGACCCCTGCAGTTCGACCCCTGCAGTTCGACCGCGGCCGGGCTGCAGGGGCCTCCCCGGAGCTCACCTGCCGCTCGGCTTCCAGGGTTCACCAGCCCAAAGGCCCATCACGACCCCGGGTCCTATTGTCTGGATCTGCTCCACGGAGGATCGGCGCTCGGAGTGTTCGCGCGGTGGCTGGCCGCTGGTCGCCAGGTTCGGGTGGGGTCGAAGAGCACCGGGCCGCGCAGGTGGGGCCTCCCGGTGATCATTCGAATGTCCCACCCGGCGGTGTCGATGGTGTGGTGGTGGAACCAGCACAGCAGCACACCGTTTTCCACGTCGGTCAGTCCGTGGGACTGCCACGGAATCACGTGGTGCACTTCGCACCAGGCGGCGGCGATTTTGCAGCCGGGGATGACGCAGCCGTCGTCGCGGGCGGCGATCGCGCGGCGCTGGGCGGGGCTGAAGAATCGTTCCGTCGCTCCGAGGTGCAGTACGTGGCCGTCGTCGCCGATGATGACCTGCTGGTAGCCGCCGGCGCACAGCCGCTGGTTTACGCTGCGGAGGCTGATCGGGGCGTCGACGCCGTCGATCCAGCCGACGCCGCGACCGTTCTTCAGGTCGCGGGCGTTCACGTGCACCATCAC
Coding sequences within:
- a CDS encoding ABC transporter ATP-binding protein: MTWVTVQELRVSYDETDVLENIDLAIPRGSLVAVLGPSGCGKTTLLRAIAGLLPASAGTITVADRVVSAPGVQLAPEKRGMGWVPQDASLFPHLSVGENIGFGLPHASRADRAKRTARIAELAELVGLAGFVDRAPSQLSGGQAQRVSLARALAPRPDLMLLDEPFAALDPLLRGALRSEVAALLRDQKSTSLLVTHDQEEALSLADFVAVMRDGGLLQWGTPAEVYENPVSFWVAAFVGDTVELEGTWSDGRVECALGSIAADAVDGGTSDVDGTPVRLMLRPEWIHLSPAITRIVSPAALPASSRVVAPHRSGLGIEPAGTERITATVMSIAYGGHDALVSLELLGGAIIRARVAAPDLPKRGDRVRVSIRRPALAYPLD
- a CDS encoding serine hydrolase, coding for MAVRDSEKRSRHLAENHGKHLGAEVPENFSRGFEALADLAVNGVQVSARATDLTTGRVLFSVDDHVAMPTAHIGTVLLLIEVAAKLRDADFGAHTVLERTVADSVSGAGIWQHLQVSSLPIADLAALVGSMNDSLATNVLIRAVGLDAVRARTEKLGLTRSALLDRVRDHRGPDHAPQLSVGSAKELTWLFTALARGEIIDAEASERVLGWLSLNTDLTLVAGAFGFDPFVHREGDHGLLLVNKTGTTAGVRSEVGILRGPRAGVTYAVSMSFADTDLPTRLRVHEGLRSIGLDLLEYVH
- a CDS encoding ABC transporter permease; translation: MSVLVPELELVAKPPRPRGGYRFGAPGWLLVLAAVCASAAAIPLVYLVVRTSEAGLAELLDTLLRPRVLQLTLNSVLLAAAVTVSCLTLGIASAWVLTRVRLPAGRALLIVAALPLAVPSYLAAYGWLVWFPSLNGFWAAWFVMTAVCTPYVTLPVAAALRGASGDLEAVARTLGRGPFGAFRAATWPQIRPAAIAGALLVCLYSLSDFGLVAMLRFQTLTWGINAAYGASFDRNQAALLALVLVVLALIVVAGERKSRGQVERTGGRSTLPVHRPGRWLVALVALILLAPGAGIVVPILGLLSRLLDAATLRAVDVPRLLEAVGATLGLALAAALVAAVLALPIAALAARHRGRLVTAIEAVGFLGHGLPGIVVGLALVFFALAAVPALYQTSVVLVFAYVVLFMPRAIGSMRSSIAAVPGSLTDVSRMLGHSPLVTWWRVTARLALPGIGVGALLVAISVMKELPATLLLRPTGISTLSTELWSRTSVFEFGGAAPYAAALVVLAAIPTVLLSGIRGVAKEKS
- the xylB gene encoding xylulokinase, with the protein product MSARRTVAGIDSSTQSCKIVTVDADTGEQLTQRSAPHPDGTSIDPARWWDAFLAAGGDELGGGVAGGVAALGVSAQQHGMVALDAADKPVHDALLWNDVRSAPQAAALTERYGAQMWADEVGVVPVASFTITKLAWLHANRPELAAKVEQVLLPHDWLTWNILGRPAQAATDRSDASGTGYFSVHTNSYRMDLLEAALGREARVPTVLGASERAGVTPGGVVVSAGAGDNAAAALGLGIGEGDVVVSIGTSGTVFARTTARIADASGSVAGFADAAGGQLPLLATINGARTLVSTARMLGVDIERFGSLALAAPADAGGLLLMPYLDGERTPNLPDASGSLTGMRRANMTPENLAQSSVLGLVCSLADALDSLRGQGVAVRQVLLIGGGSQSPAVQKIAADVFGVPVVLPAAREYVALGAARQAAWALDGGSDFPSWPRAIALEFEPAADRSWAAEVRARYAEARGTIYGA
- a CDS encoding MATE family efflux transporter; this translates as MLRHQVPVARTRVDSIRLFTPQAIDRDILRLAIPALGALIAEPLFLLADSAMVGHLGTIPLAGLGLASAVLQTIIGLMVFLAYSTTPAVARWLGAGDARRAVSVGIDGLWLALSLGVVLAVVGRAATPALVGTFGAEASVTADASTYLGISMFGLPAMLLVFAATGLLRGLQDTRTPLFVAGIGFAVNIVLNYVFIYLLDWGIAGSAVGTVVAQWGMVAVYLVVVVRHARREKAPLRPHRGGVLLGARSGGWLFVRTLSLRAAMLLAVFVAAQLGSPELAAFQIAMTLFATLAFALDALAIAAQALVGRGLGAHDVAGVRAVLRRCLEWGVLAGIGLAALVIATSGVLGHLFTNSPAVTQLLPATLVVLGLSVPLGGVVFVLDGVLIGAGDARYLALTGLVNLAAFVPLALGVLWLAPEGASGLAWLMSAFALGYLGARAITLSLRARSTAWMVVGAR
- a CDS encoding M13 family metallopeptidase; translation: MTDQVSASGIDRSELDPEIRPQDDLFLHVNGKWTSRTEIPNDKARWGSFTLLAEESEKAVRDIIVEAQSAVPGTLERKFGDLFTSFLDEERIEALGATPLVADLATVDAITSISELLADLGRLERAGVSGAFHLFVDNDPGDPEQYRVFIEQGGLGLPDESYYREEKFAAIREAYVPFIERMFTLAGVDDAAARAQRVFELETELAVHHWSKVETRDSEKTYNPRTWGQFSALAAGADIDLWLEGVDAPVGTLEEVIVREPSFIVGLAATMSDDRLESWKDWLRWQIIRSSASYLSGDFVEASFDFYGRTLSGTPQLRERWKRGVSLVEGALGEAVGRIYVDRHFQPSAKKSMDVLVEHLVEAYRQSISTIGWMTEETRARALEKLTKFTPKIGYPVKWRDYSSLEMTPDDLISNVRAANEFEFQRELGKIGKPLDRDEWFMTPQTINAYYNPGFNEIVFPAAILQFPFFVTERDSAANYGAIGAVIGHEISHGFDDQGSKYDGDGRLTDWWTEADRAAFEERTSSLIAQYEGLFPKQVPEHHVNGALTIGENIGDLSGLSIAWKAYLLSLDGEEPPVVDGLTGAERFFFSWAQAWQMKLRDAEAIRLLSIDPHSPNEFRCNQIVRNIDEFYTAFGVTEADALWLDPDQRVTIW